The region GGCTAATTTTAATTACAAGAACTGTTCAGTAGATCACTCAAAATGGGCAGCATTCAGGTTTTTAAACGGAAACACTAAGGGGTGCGACAAGTTTGAAGATAAAAAAGTGTGATATTATATAAATATCGGTCGCTGGAGAGCGCGCAAGATGAAAGTGCTTATCTCACTTGATTGCCGATAAACTCACTCAATGTTAGATAAGGACACATCATGGGAATTTTCTCAAAAAAAGCAAATTTGCTTGGGATGACATTTGGAATATGGAATGTAATATCTGAAGCAAAACCAATAAAAAAAATATCAATGTGGACATGCAGATGTGAATGCGGAAAAGAAAAAGATGTTGCCGCATCATCGCTGAAAAGCGGGACAAGTTCTGGTTGTGGAAGTTGTGGTAGAAAAAAGCATGGTATGTCACATACTGGAGCTTATAAATCATGGTGTGCAATGATGTATCGAACAAGCAGCTCTAAACATATTGCCTATAACAGGTATGGAGGAAGAGGAATAACTGTTTGTGATAGATGGCATTTATTTGAGAATTTTTATGAAGATATGGGGGAAAGGCCTAATGGAAAAACATTAGATAGAATTGATTATGATGGTAATTATTCAAAAGAAAATTGTAGATGGGCAACATATATTCAACAATCTAACAATACATCATTTAATCATGTTGTTATATTCAATGATACTGAATATACAATAGCTCAACTTTCAAAACATTTGTCAATTAAATATACAACATTAAGACGCAGAATTATAACTGGAGGTGTATTAGATGCCCCAATTAAAAGTGGTAAAAAGCAAGAAATGCGCAAATTGTAAAAAACAATTCATCCCAGATCGTCCACTCCAGCAAGTATGCTCATATAAGTGCGCCATTGTATTTGGTGCCAGAAAGATGGCAAAAGAAGAAACAAAGCGAAAGAATATAGTTAAGAAACAAATTAAAGAGCAAAAAGAAGCATCACAGCCGCTTAAATACTGGAAGGATAAGGTTCAGGTAGTATTTAATGCTTATATCAGGGCGAGAGATGGAAAGGTTTGTATAAGCTGCGGAACTACTAATTCAAACATAGTTTATTGCGCTGGGCATTTCAGGACAAGGAAAGCCGCAGACCAGCTTAGATATAATGAGGACAACGTGCATTCCCAGTGCAATTTTCACTGCAACTCACAATTAAGTGGGAATATTGCCAATTATCGCCCCGCACTGATAGAAAAAATTGGGATAGAACGAGTTGAAGCATTAGAGAATAACAATGTATCAAAACGATGGACAGTAGAAGAACTGAAGCAAATAGAAGAGAAGTATAAGAAAATGCTGAAAATATTGAAAAATGACTGATGATATTAAGATTGATTACAATTGTTGCCAAAATCCAGCAATAGCTATTTTTGATTATAAATGGCCTTTATTTACAGATAAAGGAGATATACGAGAACTGCGCATTAATCGGATATGCACCAGGTGTTACACTCATTGGGCTGGCCCTGTAGATTCAATAAATCAATATACAAAGGCCGAGTGGGCTAAATACATAGATGATGTATTTAAGATTAATAATTAGTTCCGAAGTGTTTAATAATAGCCTTATTGG is a window of Elusimicrobiota bacterium DNA encoding:
- a CDS encoding recombination protein NinG, encoding MPQLKVVKSKKCANCKKQFIPDRPLQQVCSYKCAIVFGARKMAKEETKRKNIVKKQIKEQKEASQPLKYWKDKVQVVFNAYIRARDGKVCISCGTTNSNIVYCAGHFRTRKAADQLRYNEDNVHSQCNFHCNSQLSGNIANYRPALIEKIGIERVEALENNNVSKRWTVEELKQIEEKYKKMLKILKND